One stretch of Desulforamulus hydrothermalis Lam5 = DSM 18033 DNA includes these proteins:
- a CDS encoding LutC/YkgG family protein, protein MSAVQAKVPIKEACDKFAGDALYEKFKTAAEALSAEVYRAANMADARRLVSQLIKELKISKAVYAAGPLVDELDVKALAGQLGITMTDENLRQNAADAGLGISQLDYAIAEIGTLVGNATGIESRMVSILPPVHLVLVQTKNLLPTLLDAIAVYNKNLGELPKYLTFVSGPSRTADIERVLTIGVHGPGRLIIVFID, encoded by the coding sequence ATGAGTGCCGTACAAGCAAAAGTTCCTATCAAAGAGGCCTGTGATAAATTTGCAGGTGATGCTTTGTACGAAAAATTTAAAACCGCTGCCGAAGCATTATCTGCCGAAGTATATCGAGCAGCCAATATGGCAGATGCTCGCCGGTTGGTTAGCCAATTGATTAAAGAATTAAAGATTTCCAAAGCGGTTTATGCTGCCGGGCCGCTGGTTGACGAACTGGACGTCAAAGCACTTGCCGGTCAACTGGGTATCACCATGACCGATGAGAACTTGCGCCAAAACGCGGCGGATGCCGGTCTGGGCATTTCGCAATTAGACTATGCCATTGCTGAAATCGGCACCCTGGTTGGCAATGCCACCGGTATAGAAAGCCGTATGGTGTCTATTCTGCCGCCGGTGCACTTGGTTTTGGTACAGACAAAGAATCTTTTGCCAACTTTGTTAGATGCCATTGCTGTTTACAATAAAAACCTGGGCGAGCTTCCTAAATACCTTACTTTTGTGAGTGGGCCCAGCCGAACTGCCGATATTGAAAGGGTGCTCACCATTGGTGTGCATGGTCCGGGCAGATTAATCATTGTGTTTATAGACTAG